A stretch of Natronococcus sp. CG52 DNA encodes these proteins:
- a CDS encoding L-aspartate oxidase has translation MTETPIDDRQESAVVTGAGVENRIDGGDASSVDGLEYDVVTTPVLVIGAGAAGARVAIALAESGIEPLVIGKRDHGDAHTTWAAGGVNAALGSLDPDDDWTIHAADTLNEGHHLNDPEAVELTAKHMPDRIRELEEWGMPFDRTDGGKINQRYFGAQSYRRTCFVGDRTGEAMLETLIDRARELEVPYRENVMITRLLSDGRRVSGAVGFDMETGTGLLFRTDRVVLAAGGFSALYRRHSSRDDENNGDGQALALEAGARLLDLEFVQFHPTGMVGERYGEEWDGRLVTEAVRGEGGRLYNTDGERFMERYSPDQMELDARDVVARAIAREVREGRGTDNGGVYLDITHRDPDYVRDRLPSMVERFESLGVDITEEPMEVAPTAHYTMGGVDIDFRTGETGVEGLYAVGESVAGVHGANRLGGNSLAETVAVGKLVGDHVASELTDEDRDLTVTDDQRALAGQEFRALEGLADADGDVAPQAVLEELGELLWEHAGILRDEAGLREGLAELETLRERTADIRVHGDLTSRSFEYAVDLSFSLTVAETMLRSALERTESRGAHYRTDHPDTESDWHANLLVSADEGWLSVRRRGVAEPSEPVRDALEEGYELDYHHLE, from the coding sequence ATGACAGAAACACCAATCGACGACCGCCAGGAGTCGGCGGTCGTCACCGGCGCGGGAGTCGAGAACCGCATCGACGGCGGGGACGCGAGTTCGGTCGACGGACTCGAGTACGACGTCGTCACCACGCCGGTGCTCGTCATCGGGGCGGGCGCGGCCGGTGCTCGCGTCGCGATCGCACTCGCGGAGTCGGGGATCGAACCGCTGGTGATCGGCAAGCGCGATCACGGCGACGCACACACGACGTGGGCGGCCGGCGGCGTCAACGCGGCGCTCGGATCGCTCGACCCGGACGACGACTGGACGATCCACGCGGCGGACACGCTGAACGAGGGACACCACCTGAACGATCCCGAGGCGGTCGAACTGACCGCGAAGCACATGCCGGACAGGATCCGCGAACTCGAGGAGTGGGGGATGCCGTTCGACCGCACCGACGGCGGGAAGATCAACCAGCGCTACTTCGGCGCCCAGTCGTATCGCCGCACCTGCTTTGTCGGCGACCGGACCGGGGAGGCGATGCTCGAGACGCTGATCGACCGGGCCCGCGAACTCGAGGTCCCCTACCGCGAGAACGTGATGATCACGCGGCTGCTCTCGGACGGCCGACGCGTCTCCGGGGCCGTCGGTTTCGACATGGAGACCGGGACGGGGCTGTTGTTTCGGACCGACCGCGTCGTGCTGGCGGCCGGGGGTTTCTCGGCGCTCTATCGGCGTCACTCCTCCCGGGACGACGAGAACAACGGCGACGGTCAGGCGCTGGCCCTCGAGGCCGGAGCGCGGCTGCTCGACCTCGAGTTCGTCCAGTTCCACCCCACCGGGATGGTCGGCGAGCGCTACGGCGAGGAGTGGGACGGCCGTCTCGTCACCGAGGCGGTTCGCGGCGAAGGGGGACGGCTCTACAACACGGACGGCGAGCGGTTCATGGAGCGATACTCGCCCGATCAGATGGAACTCGACGCCCGAGACGTCGTCGCGCGAGCGATCGCCCGGGAGGTCCGCGAGGGGCGCGGTACCGACAACGGCGGCGTCTACCTCGATATCACCCACCGGGATCCCGACTACGTCCGCGATCGACTGCCGTCGATGGTCGAGCGATTCGAGTCGCTCGGGGTCGACATCACCGAGGAGCCGATGGAGGTCGCGCCGACGGCACACTACACGATGGGCGGCGTCGACATCGACTTCCGAACCGGCGAGACCGGGGTCGAGGGACTATACGCCGTCGGCGAGTCGGTCGCGGGCGTCCACGGCGCGAACCGCCTCGGCGGCAACTCGCTGGCCGAAACCGTCGCGGTCGGGAAACTCGTCGGCGACCACGTCGCGAGCGAACTGACCGACGAGGATCGCGATCTCACCGTGACCGACGACCAGCGAGCGCTGGCGGGACAGGAGTTCCGGGCGCTCGAGGGCCTCGCGGACGCCGACGGCGACGTCGCGCCGCAGGCGGTTCTCGAGGAACTCGGCGAACTCCTGTGGGAGCACGCGGGTATCCTTCGGGACGAGGCGGGGCTCCGGGAGGGGCTGGCGGAACTCGAGACGTTGCGGGAGCGAACGGCCGACATTCGCGTCCACGGCGACCTCACCTCGCGCTCGTTCGAGTACGCCGTGGACCTCTCGTTTAGCCTCACCGTCGCCGAGACGATGCTTCGATCCGCCCTCGAACGAACCGAATCCCGCGGGGCCCACTACCGGACCGACCACCCCGACACCGAGTCGGACTGGCACGCCAACCTCCTGGTTTCCGCCGACGAGGGGTGGCTCTCGGTCCGTCGCCGCGGCGTCGCCGAACCCAGCGAGCCGGTCCGGGACGCACTCGAGGAGGGGTACGAACTCGACTACCACCACCTCGAGTAA
- a CDS encoding heavy metal translocating P-type ATPase encodes MSEPSTERPGSSRTLELRVPEMDCPSCAGKVRNSVERLDGIDRLEPRVTSGRLVVDYDPTLTSESAIRERVQAAGYGIESSESELTVSVPSMDCPSCATKVENALANVEGIAEVETRPATGRVTVTGVEGTDPETITGAIESAGYEATPIADERDSTAESEAVWRSRRAVGTGIGAAFLVVGMVLEFVLPALDPSLGVIAGQQYDLSHALFVAAAAIAGAPILRNGYYSVRNRSLDIDFLMSAGIVASVATHHPFEGAMLAVLFSVAELLERFSMDRARDSLRELMDLSPDTATVRREDGSEETVPADTLEIGDVVVVRPGEKIPADGIVLEGESAVDQAPITGESVPADKTEGDEVYAGTIPESGYLEVEVESEAGDSTIARIVRLVEDAEREQTKREQFVDQFASVYTPIVVVFALAVAALPPLLVGASWNTWFLRGLTLLVIACPCAFVISTPVSVVSGITSAAKNGVLIKGGRHLEAVGESDVLAVDKTGTLTTGDLSVTDVIPLEGADEDDVLRRAGAAERRSEHPIGRAIVDHAEERGLEPDDPDVSGFEALTGKGVRAEVDGITHYVGKPDLFEGLADLEHVHATTDGGLTLESMGYEARSQCEREACLDVLAEVVPDLEAEGKTVVIVGTGDGPIGVVGVADRVRPEAQWAVSRLQEQGVRVVMLTGDNEGTARAIAGEVGIDEHHAELLPDEKLEAIRRLEAEYETDEGRVAMVGDGINDAPALATATVGIAMGAAGTDTALETADVALMGDDLSRLPYLYDLSSKANGVIRQNIWASLAVKAVLAAGAPFGIVTVIHAVVIGDMGMSLGVTGNAMRLAGVEPETPDTFEEDE; translated from the coding sequence ATGAGCGAGCCCTCCACCGAACGGCCGGGCTCGAGTCGCACGCTCGAGTTGCGGGTCCCCGAGATGGACTGCCCCTCCTGTGCCGGCAAGGTTCGAAACAGCGTCGAACGACTCGACGGCATCGACCGTCTCGAGCCGCGGGTAACCAGCGGTCGCCTCGTCGTCGACTACGATCCCACGCTGACGAGCGAGTCGGCGATCCGCGAGCGCGTCCAGGCGGCCGGCTACGGGATCGAATCGTCGGAATCCGAACTCACGGTCTCGGTCCCCAGCATGGACTGTCCGTCCTGCGCGACGAAAGTCGAAAACGCGCTCGCGAACGTCGAGGGGATCGCCGAGGTCGAGACCCGACCAGCAACGGGACGAGTTACCGTGACCGGAGTCGAGGGAACCGATCCCGAGACGATCACCGGGGCGATCGAATCCGCCGGCTACGAGGCGACGCCGATCGCCGACGAGCGCGACTCGACGGCCGAATCTGAGGCGGTCTGGCGAAGCCGTCGAGCCGTCGGCACGGGTATCGGCGCCGCCTTCCTCGTCGTGGGGATGGTCCTCGAGTTCGTCCTCCCCGCGCTCGATCCGTCGCTGGGCGTAATCGCGGGCCAGCAGTACGATCTCTCGCACGCCCTCTTCGTCGCGGCCGCGGCCATCGCCGGCGCGCCGATCCTCCGAAACGGCTATTACTCGGTGCGAAACCGAAGCCTCGACATCGACTTCCTGATGAGTGCCGGCATCGTCGCCAGCGTCGCGACCCACCACCCCTTCGAGGGGGCGATGCTCGCCGTCCTCTTCAGCGTCGCCGAGCTGCTCGAGCGGTTCTCGATGGACCGCGCGCGCGACTCGCTCCGGGAGCTGATGGACCTCTCGCCGGACACCGCCACGGTGCGACGCGAGGACGGCTCCGAGGAGACCGTTCCGGCCGACACGCTCGAGATCGGCGACGTCGTCGTGGTTCGGCCCGGTGAGAAGATTCCGGCCGACGGAATCGTGCTGGAAGGCGAGAGCGCGGTCGACCAGGCCCCGATCACGGGCGAAAGTGTCCCCGCGGACAAGACCGAGGGGGACGAGGTCTACGCCGGAACGATTCCCGAATCCGGCTATCTCGAGGTCGAAGTCGAGAGCGAGGCGGGCGACTCGACCATCGCACGGATCGTCCGGCTGGTCGAGGACGCGGAGCGCGAGCAGACGAAGCGCGAGCAGTTCGTCGACCAGTTCGCGAGCGTCTACACGCCGATCGTCGTGGTTTTCGCCCTCGCCGTCGCCGCACTGCCGCCGCTGCTCGTCGGGGCTTCCTGGAACACGTGGTTCCTTCGCGGACTCACCCTGCTCGTCATCGCCTGTCCCTGCGCGTTCGTCATCAGTACCCCGGTCAGCGTCGTCTCCGGGATCACGAGCGCGGCCAAGAACGGGGTGCTGATCAAGGGCGGTCGCCACCTCGAGGCGGTCGGCGAGAGCGACGTCCTCGCGGTCGACAAGACCGGGACGCTGACCACCGGCGACCTCTCCGTGACCGACGTCATCCCGCTCGAGGGCGCCGACGAGGACGACGTGCTCCGCCGGGCCGGCGCCGCGGAGCGCCGGAGCGAGCACCCGATCGGTCGAGCGATCGTCGATCACGCCGAGGAGCGCGGGCTCGAACCGGACGATCCCGACGTCTCCGGGTTCGAGGCGCTGACCGGGAAGGGCGTCCGTGCCGAGGTAGACGGGATCACACACTACGTCGGCAAACCCGACCTCTTTGAAGGATTGGCCGATCTCGAACACGTCCACGCGACGACCGACGGCGGGCTGACTCTCGAGTCGATGGGCTACGAGGCACGGTCCCAGTGCGAGCGCGAGGCGTGTCTCGACGTGCTCGCCGAGGTCGTCCCCGACCTCGAGGCCGAGGGCAAGACCGTCGTGATCGTCGGCACCGGGGACGGACCGATCGGCGTCGTCGGCGTCGCGGATCGGGTCCGTCCGGAGGCGCAGTGGGCCGTCTCCCGACTGCAGGAGCAGGGCGTCCGCGTCGTGATGCTCACCGGCGACAACGAGGGGACCGCGCGGGCCATCGCCGGCGAGGTCGGGATCGACGAGCACCACGCCGAGTTGCTGCCCGACGAGAAACTCGAGGCCATTCGCCGGTTAGAGGCCGAGTACGAGACGGACGAGGGCCGCGTCGCGATGGTCGGCGACGGCATCAACGACGCGCCCGCGCTCGCGACCGCCACCGTCGGCATCGCCATGGGCGCGGCGGGGACGGACACCGCGCTCGAGACGGCCGACGTCGCGCTGATGGGCGACGACCTCAGCCGACTGCCGTACCTCTACGACCTCTCGAGCAAGGCCAACGGCGTCATCCGGCAGAACATCTGGGCGAGCCTGGCCGTCAAGGCCGTGCTTGCGGCCGGCGCACCGTTCGGTATCGTGACCGTGATCCACGCGGTCGTCATCGGCGACATGGGGATGAGTCTCGGCGTGACGGGTAACGCGATGCGACTCGCCGGCGTCGAACCCGAGACGCCGGACACCTTCGAGGAGGACGAGTAA
- a CDS encoding helix-turn-helix domain-containing protein: MREFVFALEYDPGTNPVADVLAAYPDASIRSLSCHVTPDSLWRVDLATGSEEALAELEAAYETADYFADCLVKDHCGAECETQVLDRSSDTLVVYTYWARTDVCTSVPHVALEHFGEGLLFETYREGRRHRWRIVLGSDAPIHDFFDALGEEVGECTGIEMLRLTELDPDRHSTGPDDSVPAEQREALRAAVEHGYYETPRRIELSELANRLDVPRSTLSYRLRRAEAALAATFVGEDDSLEALSVPGAGSSL; the protein is encoded by the coding sequence ATGAGAGAATTCGTCTTCGCCCTCGAGTACGATCCGGGGACGAACCCCGTCGCCGACGTGCTCGCGGCGTATCCCGACGCCTCGATCCGGTCGCTGTCGTGTCACGTCACCCCCGACAGCCTCTGGCGGGTCGATCTCGCGACCGGCTCCGAAGAAGCGCTCGCGGAACTCGAGGCCGCTTACGAGACGGCGGACTACTTCGCCGACTGTCTGGTGAAAGACCACTGCGGAGCCGAGTGCGAGACGCAGGTACTGGACCGGTCGAGCGACACGCTGGTCGTCTACACCTACTGGGCCCGCACGGACGTCTGTACGTCGGTCCCCCACGTCGCGCTCGAGCACTTCGGCGAGGGGCTACTGTTCGAGACCTACCGCGAGGGCCGGCGCCACCGTTGGCGGATCGTCCTCGGCAGCGACGCACCGATTCACGACTTCTTCGACGCGCTGGGCGAGGAGGTCGGCGAGTGTACGGGCATAGAAATGCTTCGGCTGACGGAACTCGACCCGGACCGCCACAGTACGGGTCCCGACGACTCGGTCCCCGCCGAACAGCGCGAGGCGCTGCGGGCGGCCGTCGAACACGGCTACTACGAGACGCCGCGACGGATCGAACTCTCGGAGCTCGCCAACCGACTGGACGTCCCCCGATCGACCCTCTCCTACCGGCTGCGGCGCGCCGAGGCGGCCCTCGCGGCGACGTTCGTCGGCGAGGACGACTCGCTCGAGGCGCTTTCGGTCCCCGGCGCGGGCAGCTCGCTCTAG
- a CDS encoding acyl-CoA dehydrogenase family protein — translation MELLDPSVVPEHAREVKTEAREFAREHIEPNAQEYFQSGEYPHEILEAGQEANLVAQDIPEEWGGRGLELPQLLALTEEFYRADAGIALTLQLASFGCEITYEYGSDEQRERYVRPVAAGDQISGLGVSEPETGSDLAGMQTRAEKEGNEYVINGEKYWIGNGVEADWITLYARTGDDEDNRYGSHSMFIVPTDADGYEAEHIPEKMAMRASKQAHITFDDCRIPEENLIGHEGAGFMMLADFFNHGRAIVAGHGLGIAAAAIEEAWEFTHDREEFGRTINEFQAVQHGLADMLLEFESARALTWRACEKVETNDHAGYWAAMAKTKATEAAVDISEQGMQFHGGRSILDERRIARVYRDARIPVIYEGANEVQRNLIYGQAP, via the coding sequence ATGGAGTTGCTGGACCCCAGCGTCGTTCCGGAACACGCACGCGAGGTCAAAACCGAGGCCCGCGAGTTCGCCCGCGAACACATCGAACCCAACGCCCAGGAGTACTTTCAATCGGGTGAGTACCCCCACGAGATCCTCGAGGCGGGCCAGGAGGCGAACCTCGTCGCTCAGGACATCCCGGAGGAGTGGGGCGGCCGGGGACTCGAGCTCCCGCAGCTGCTCGCGCTCACCGAGGAGTTCTACCGTGCGGACGCGGGCATCGCTCTCACCCTCCAGCTGGCGAGTTTCGGCTGCGAGATCACCTACGAGTACGGCTCCGACGAGCAGCGCGAGCGGTACGTCCGCCCGGTCGCGGCAGGCGACCAGATTTCCGGCCTCGGCGTTTCGGAACCGGAGACGGGGAGCGATCTCGCGGGGATGCAGACCCGTGCCGAGAAAGAGGGAAACGAGTACGTCATCAACGGCGAGAAGTACTGGATCGGCAACGGCGTCGAAGCCGACTGGATAACCCTCTACGCGCGGACGGGTGACGACGAGGACAACCGTTACGGCAGCCACTCGATGTTCATCGTGCCGACCGACGCGGACGGGTACGAGGCCGAACACATCCCCGAGAAGATGGCGATGCGAGCCTCGAAGCAGGCCCACATCACCTTCGACGACTGCCGGATCCCCGAGGAGAACCTGATCGGCCACGAGGGGGCCGGGTTCATGATGCTCGCCGACTTCTTCAACCACGGTCGAGCGATCGTCGCCGGCCACGGCCTCGGCATCGCCGCCGCCGCCATCGAGGAGGCCTGGGAGTTTACCCACGACCGCGAGGAGTTCGGCCGGACGATAAACGAGTTCCAGGCGGTCCAGCACGGCCTCGCGGACATGCTCCTCGAGTTCGAGAGCGCTCGAGCGCTCACCTGGCGCGCCTGCGAGAAGGTCGAGACCAACGACCACGCCGGCTACTGGGCGGCGATGGCGAAGACGAAAGCGACCGAAGCGGCCGTCGATATCTCGGAGCAAGGGATGCAGTTCCACGGCGGCCGATCGATCCTCGACGAGCGACGAATCGCTCGCGTCTATCGAGACGCCCGTATCCCCGTCATCTACGAGGGTGCAAACGAGGTCCAGCGCAACCTGATCTACGGACAGGCGCCGTAG
- a CDS encoding 3-hydroxyacyl-CoA dehydrogenase/enoyl-CoA hydratase family protein, with product MDIDDINTVAVLGAGNMGHGIAEVAAIAGYDVNMRDIKDEFVQNGYDQIEWSLGKLAENDQLSEAEADAALERVTPLVDMEEACGNADVVIEAVPEKMEIKRDVYEELEEAAPDRAIFATNTSSLSITDLAEFTDRAGQFCGMHFFNPPVRMPLVEVISGAESDEETLDLIEELAEDFEKSPVRVHKDSPGFIVNRVLVPLMNEACWLVHEDEATIAEVDSTTKYDMGLPMGSFELGDQVGNDISYHVLEYMHEVLGGAYEPCPLLERKVENEELGKKTGKGFYDYEDGEGVDIPTDEQSDLVKERLTATMANEVAKLIGGDVAPPESIDEATKLGAGFPDGPVKLADEFGLENVLEALEDAYQETGHERYEPADYLEERASEGGFYETTEDEDGVEFDAIRIERPGEMVGHVVLDRPHRMNTISGELLDELGEAVDLLEEDDEVRSILITGEGDRAFSAGADVQSMAAGGADPLGAVELSKKGQSTFGKLESSELPVVAGIDGYCLGGGMELSTCADIRVASERSEFGQPELDLGLIPGWGGTQRLANVIGEGPAKEIILTADRYEADEMKRFGFVSDVVDNADLEERAFELAADLAGGPPIATKYTKRAMLAGRHDTDAGLEYEAAAFGQLMATDDLMEGITAFMGDEDPEFEGK from the coding sequence ATGGATATCGACGATATCAACACCGTCGCAGTTCTTGGAGCGGGTAACATGGGCCACGGTATCGCGGAGGTCGCCGCGATAGCAGGTTACGACGTCAACATGCGCGATATCAAGGACGAGTTCGTCCAGAACGGCTACGACCAGATCGAGTGGTCGCTGGGCAAACTCGCCGAGAACGACCAGCTCTCCGAGGCGGAAGCCGACGCCGCCCTCGAGCGCGTGACGCCGCTGGTCGACATGGAGGAAGCCTGCGGGAACGCCGACGTCGTCATCGAGGCCGTTCCGGAGAAGATGGAGATCAAGCGAGACGTCTACGAGGAACTCGAGGAAGCCGCGCCCGACCGCGCGATCTTCGCGACGAACACCTCGAGCCTCTCGATTACGGATCTGGCCGAGTTCACCGACCGTGCCGGCCAGTTCTGCGGGATGCACTTTTTCAACCCGCCGGTCCGGATGCCCCTCGTCGAAGTGATCTCGGGCGCCGAGTCCGACGAGGAGACGCTGGATCTGATCGAAGAACTCGCCGAGGACTTCGAGAAGTCGCCCGTGCGCGTCCACAAGGACTCGCCCGGTTTCATCGTCAACCGCGTTCTCGTGCCCCTGATGAACGAGGCCTGCTGGCTCGTCCACGAGGACGAGGCGACGATCGCCGAAGTCGACTCGACGACGAAGTACGACATGGGGCTGCCGATGGGCAGTTTCGAACTCGGCGACCAGGTCGGCAACGACATCAGCTACCACGTTCTCGAGTACATGCACGAGGTGCTCGGCGGGGCCTACGAGCCGTGTCCGCTGCTCGAGCGGAAAGTCGAGAACGAGGAGCTCGGCAAGAAGACCGGCAAGGGCTTCTACGACTACGAGGACGGCGAGGGCGTCGACATCCCGACCGACGAGCAGTCCGACCTCGTCAAGGAGCGCCTGACCGCCACGATGGCGAACGAGGTCGCCAAGCTGATCGGCGGCGACGTCGCTCCGCCGGAGTCGATCGACGAGGCGACGAAGCTCGGCGCCGGCTTCCCCGACGGACCCGTCAAGCTGGCCGACGAGTTCGGCCTCGAGAACGTCCTCGAGGCGCTCGAGGACGCCTACCAGGAGACCGGTCACGAACGGTACGAGCCCGCTGACTACCTCGAAGAGCGCGCGAGCGAGGGCGGCTTCTACGAGACGACCGAGGACGAGGACGGCGTCGAGTTCGACGCTATCCGCATCGAGCGCCCCGGCGAGATGGTCGGTCACGTCGTGCTCGACCGACCGCACCGGATGAACACCATCAGCGGCGAACTCCTCGACGAACTCGGCGAGGCCGTCGACCTTCTCGAGGAGGACGACGAGGTTCGGTCGATCCTCATCACCGGCGAGGGCGACCGCGCCTTCTCCGCGGGGGCCGACGTCCAGAGCATGGCCGCCGGCGGTGCGGATCCGCTCGGCGCCGTCGAACTCTCGAAGAAGGGCCAGTCCACGTTCGGCAAACTCGAGTCCTCCGAACTCCCGGTCGTCGCGGGTATCGACGGCTACTGTCTCGGCGGCGGGATGGAGCTGTCGACCTGCGCGGACATCCGCGTCGCGAGCGAGCGCTCGGAGTTCGGTCAGCCCGAACTCGACCTCGGGCTGATCCCCGGCTGGGGCGGCACCCAGCGACTCGCGAACGTCATCGGCGAGGGGCCGGCGAAGGAGATCATCCTCACCGCCGATCGCTACGAGGCCGACGAGATGAAGCGATTCGGCTTCGTCAGCGACGTCGTCGACAACGCGGACCTCGAGGAGCGGGCGTTCGAACTGGCCGCCGATCTGGCGGGCGGCCCACCGATAGCGACGAAGTACACCAAGCGCGCGATGCTCGCGGGCCGCCACGACACCGACGCCGGCCTCGAGTACGAGGCCGCCGCGTTCGGTCAGCTGATGGCGACCGACGACCTCATGGAGGGCATCACAGCGTTCATGGGCGACGAGGATCCGGAGTTCGAGGGGAAGTAA
- a CDS encoding acyl-CoA dehydrogenase family protein — translation MEFGLTEEQEQIRDEVTRFAENEIVPVAQEYDEEEKYPHDVIDKAAEMGLTGAYIPMDYGGAGYSILDTAIITEELFSYDPGIALSIVSTSFGCEAIMNFGTEDQKERYLEPVAMGEKISGAAISEPDTGSDVSSVSTEAEKDGDEWVINGNKMWITNGSIGDFFVVLCKTDPDAEGRYNGFSQIVVESDRDGFEADKITGKLGIRASDTAELIFDDVRVPEENLVGTEDAAFMQQMQFFDETRTAVAAQGVGIAKGATRAALEYAEDREQFGQSISEFQAIQHKLAEMATNTEAARNLTYKSAWKVDQGEDITKLASMAKEYASRVAVDVADEAVQIHGGAGYVNDFPVERFYRDAKITQIYEGTTEIQKNVIAREMLGKGF, via the coding sequence ATGGAATTCGGCCTCACCGAAGAACAAGAGCAGATCCGCGACGAGGTTACCCGGTTCGCGGAGAACGAGATCGTTCCCGTCGCCCAAGAGTACGACGAGGAAGAAAAGTACCCCCACGACGTCATCGACAAGGCCGCCGAAATGGGCCTGACCGGCGCCTACATCCCGATGGACTACGGCGGCGCCGGCTACTCCATCCTCGACACCGCGATCATCACCGAGGAACTGTTCTCCTACGATCCGGGAATCGCCCTCTCGATCGTCTCGACGTCGTTCGGCTGCGAGGCGATCATGAACTTCGGGACCGAGGATCAGAAGGAGCGCTACTTAGAGCCCGTCGCGATGGGCGAGAAGATCTCCGGCGCGGCGATCTCCGAACCGGACACCGGCTCCGACGTCTCCTCGGTCTCGACGGAAGCCGAGAAGGACGGCGATGAGTGGGTGATCAACGGCAACAAGATGTGGATCACCAACGGCAGCATCGGCGACTTCTTCGTCGTGCTCTGTAAGACCGACCCCGACGCGGAGGGTCGCTACAACGGCTTCAGCCAGATCGTCGTCGAGTCCGACCGCGACGGCTTCGAGGCCGACAAGATAACCGGCAAGCTCGGCATCCGCGCCTCCGATACCGCCGAACTCATCTTCGACGACGTCCGCGTGCCCGAGGAGAACCTCGTCGGGACCGAGGACGCCGCCTTCATGCAGCAGATGCAGTTCTTCGACGAGACACGTACCGCGGTCGCCGCCCAGGGCGTCGGCATCGCGAAGGGGGCCACCCGCGCGGCCCTCGAGTACGCCGAGGACCGCGAGCAGTTCGGCCAGTCGATCTCGGAGTTCCAGGCGATCCAGCACAAACTCGCCGAGATGGCCACGAACACCGAGGCCGCCCGCAACCTGACCTACAAGTCCGCCTGGAAGGTCGACCAGGGCGAGGACATCACCAAACTCGCGTCGATGGCCAAGGAGTACGCCTCCCGCGTCGCCGTCGACGTCGCCGACGAGGCCGTCCAGATCCACGGCGGCGCCGGCTACGTCAACGACTTCCCCGTCGAGCGGTTCTACCGCGACGCCAAGATCACCCAGATCTACGAGGGCACCACCGAAATCCAGAAGAACGTCATCGCCCGCGAGATGCTCGGGAAGGGGTTCTAA
- a CDS encoding HalX domain-containing protein has product MSDERNVLVVDDESQLADLFATWLTPEWTTETAYDGTEAIEKMDASVDVVLLDRRMPGRSGDDVLEEIRADGYDCRVIMVTAVDPDFDIIEMGFDDYLVKPVSKEELLDQVAEIAGRSEYESTIRNYYALVSKKALLESEKGDHELADSDEYQDLRERVEDLEHRLEETVDSLSTHDDFVGAFEDLDSEY; this is encoded by the coding sequence ATGAGTGACGAGCGAAACGTGCTCGTCGTCGACGACGAGTCGCAGCTTGCAGATCTCTTCGCGACGTGGCTCACTCCGGAGTGGACGACCGAAACGGCCTACGATGGGACGGAAGCGATCGAGAAGATGGACGCGTCGGTCGACGTCGTTCTGCTGGACCGGCGGATGCCGGGTCGATCCGGCGACGACGTCCTCGAGGAGATTCGTGCGGACGGATACGACTGTCGCGTCATCATGGTAACGGCGGTCGACCCAGACTTCGATATTATCGAGATGGGGTTCGACGACTACCTCGTCAAACCCGTCTCGAAGGAGGAACTCCTCGATCAGGTCGCGGAGATCGCCGGCCGCTCGGAGTACGAGTCGACCATCCGGAACTACTACGCGCTCGTCTCGAAGAAGGCGTTACTCGAGTCCGAGAAGGGAGACCACGAACTCGCGGACAGCGACGAGTACCAGGACCTCCGTGAGAGAGTCGAGGATCTCGAGCACCGCCTCGAGGAAACGGTCGACAGTTTGTCGACCCACGACGACTTCGTCGGCGCGTTCGAGGATCTCGACTCCGAGTACTGA
- a CDS encoding metal-dependent hydrolase has translation MQPVVHLVVGYLCYAAYTRWDRDEPPAEAPAIVAIVGAALPDLIDKPLHAAGAVPVGRTIGHSLLFAAPIVAALWLLARRRNRARLGLAFAIGYGSHLATDVPWHVLSGDYDELGFLLWPVTHTPDYTGVKPLGAVPGLGLEATTLWLEAVVLVGGVALWWIDGRPGLEWIRNRIG, from the coding sequence ATGCAGCCGGTCGTCCACCTCGTCGTCGGCTACCTCTGTTACGCGGCGTACACCCGGTGGGACCGCGACGAACCGCCCGCCGAAGCTCCCGCGATCGTCGCGATCGTCGGCGCGGCGCTGCCCGATCTGATCGATAAGCCGCTGCACGCCGCGGGCGCTGTTCCCGTCGGACGGACGATCGGCCACTCGTTGCTATTCGCCGCGCCGATCGTAGCTGCCCTCTGGCTGCTGGCGCGGCGCCGTAACCGGGCTCGGCTGGGGCTCGCCTTCGCGATCGGTTACGGCTCGCACCTCGCGACGGACGTCCCGTGGCACGTACTCTCGGGGGACTACGACGAACTCGGCTTTCTGCTCTGGCCGGTTACTCACACGCCCGACTACACCGGCGTCAAGCCGCTCGGAGCGGTTCCCGGTCTCGGACTCGAGGCCACGACGCTGTGGCTCGAGGCCGTCGTCCTCGTCGGCGGCGTCGCTCTGTGGTGGATCGACGGACGGCCGGGGCTCGAGTGGATCAGAAATCGGATCGGGTGA